A genomic segment from Mastomys coucha isolate ucsf_1 unplaced genomic scaffold, UCSF_Mcou_1 pScaffold7, whole genome shotgun sequence encodes:
- the LOC116081935 gene encoding LOW QUALITY PROTEIN: 40S ribosomal protein S2-like (The sequence of the model RefSeq protein was modified relative to this genomic sequence to represent the inferred CDS: inserted 2 bases in 2 codons), whose amino-acid sequence MADDAGAAGRPGGPGGPGLGGHGGFRGGFGSGLRGRGRGRGRGRGRGRGRGRGRGAHGGKAEDKEWIPVTKLGHLVKDMKIMSLEEIYLFSLPXKESEIIDFFLGASLKDEVLKIMPVQKQTRAGQRTRFKGFVAIGDYNDHVGLGVKCSKEVATAIRGAIXLAKLSIVPVRRGYWGNKIGKPHTVPCKVTGRCGSVLVRLIPAPRGTGIVSVPVPKKLLMMASIDDCYTSARGCTATLGNFAKATFDAISKTYSYLTPDLWKETVFTKSPYQEFTDHLVKTHTRVSVQRTQAPAVATT is encoded by the exons ATGGCGGATGACGCCGGTGCAGCGGGAAGGCCCGGAGGACCCGGGGGCCCAGGATTAGGAGGCCACGGCGGTTTCCGCGGAGGATTTGGCAGCGGTCTTAGGGGCCGCGGTCGTGGTCGAGGCCGTGGCCGTGGTCGAGGCCGTGGCCGTGGTCGAGGCCGCGGGGCTCACggaggtaaagctgaagacaaggagtGGATCCCCGTCACCAAGCTGGGCCACctggttaaggacatgaagatcaTGTCTCTGgaggagatctacctgttctccctgc ttaaggagtctgagatcattgactttttcctgggtgcatccctaaaggatgaggttctgaaaatcatgccagtgcagaagcagactCGGGCTGGCCAGCGGACCAGGTTCAAGGGATTCGTCGCTATTGGGGACTACAATGATCATGTTGGCCTTGGTGTTAAGTGCTCCAAGGAGGTTGCCACTGCCATCCGAGGGGCCA ATCTTGCCAAGCTTTCCATCGTCCCTGTGCGGAGAGGCTACTGGGGGAATAAGATTGGCAAACCCCACactgttccatgcaaggtgacaggccGCTGTGGGTCTGTGCTGGTGCgtctcatccctgcccccagaggcactggcattgtctctgttcctgtgcccaagaagctcCTGATGATGGCCAGTATAGATGACTGctacacttcagccagaggctgcactgccaccctgggcaattttgccaaggccacctttgatgccatctccaagacctacagctacctgacccccgacctctggaaagagactgtgtttaccaagtctccttaccaggaattcactgatcatcttgtgaaaacccacaccagagtctctgttcagaggacccaggctccagctgtggctaccacataa